The Paenibacillus spongiae nucleotide sequence GCGAATTTGCCCGAATCTTAGTGCCGATGTAAAAGAAGAATGTACCCTGGCATCTTGCCGGCTTGTACATTCTTTTTTTTTTTGCCATATAAGTATGTTAAGATTTACTATATAATGATGATTATAAACGCCATCATAAATTGTTTGGAGCGGATCAAATGATGGACAGAAAAGCGATTGGCTATGAACAATATGAAGCCCAAATTCGTGATCTTTATAATCAGATGATCCGTGTGGCTTACGCAAAGGTCAATAATAAATCCGATGCCCAGGATGCGGTCCAGGAAGCGTGGGTACGCATATTGTCGAAACAGGATACGCTGCGCGAGCAGAGCAAGCTGAATTCTTGGGCGAAGGCGATTACGACGAATGTGGCCATCAATATCAACCGGCAGACGAAGCGCTCGCAGCCCAGCGACCGGCTGGCAGACGAGCAGCAGGATCCCGATTGCGACACGAGCAGCGAGGCCGAATTGATGATGGAGCTGTCGGAGCTGCTGGG carries:
- a CDS encoding RNA polymerase sigma factor — its product is MMDRKAIGYEQYEAQIRDLYNQMIRVAYAKVNNKSDAQDAVQEAWVRILSKQDTLREQSKLNSWAKAITTNVAININRQTKRSQPSDRLADEQQDPDCDTSSEAELMMELSELLGLLDPKARTLLLYKFYYGFKDQEIADAMKVPVGTVKARIHRTKLLLRRLMDEQLHI